AAACGGTCCAGGTCAAACCAACGCGGGCGTTGCGGCTGCGCTGCGTCAGGATTTGTGGCAATTGCCTCCAGATATAGTCCGTCTTCCAAACCCAAAAGAGCATTGTGGGTGGCAAACACGTCATGCGTCCCTCCCGGCTGCAGTGCCACACCAAGGTTTTGCTCCACATGCTTTTGTGCCTCCGCCAGTGTCTCACCGGCAATGGCA
This window of the Oceanipulchritudo coccoides genome carries:
- a CDS encoding VOC family protein, whose protein sequence is AIAGETLAEAQKHVEQNLGVALQPGGTHDVFATHNALLGLEDGLYLEAIATNPDAAQPQRPRWFDLDR